The following proteins are encoded in a genomic region of Clostridium kluyveri:
- a CDS encoding glutamate synthase-related protein: MSQYLKNNDVLSTTNRGNPAESGLCTLCRADCQGKCETWMSSMKGRKLLYPRDFGTITAGSSNINHVGVCYNNLRVQGYNYGANGMPSNLTCDADDCIFPNVNVESEFGKAVKTKSKLPIMTGALGSTFIAQKYWESFAIGAALVGIPIVVGENVVGVDKEAVIEKGKIIKAPELDRRIKQYLSHYDGYGAIIIQMNVEDTRNGVAEYVINKYGNDVIIELKWGQGAKNIGGEIQVDSLDYAVFLKNRGYIVDPDPTESGVQEAYKAGAIKAFARHSRLGYTNLNSASDVKEDFMKSIEYLRSLGYKRITLKTGSYGMEALAMAIKYATEAKLDLLTIDGSGGGTGMSPWNMMESWGIPSIFLHSKAYEYAKILKDKGYDVVDIAFAGGLAREDHIFKALALGAPFTKLVCMGRALMIPAFLGANIEGVLYPDRKELRNGNWSALPKHIVNEFGSSPEEVFAGYFDVKEKVGADYMKNIPLGAIAFWTLADKLKAGLQQLMAGARKFNISEISRNDIFAANRETELETGIKFMTDVDDDAAKKILSE; the protein is encoded by the coding sequence ATGTCTCAATATCTAAAAAACAATGATGTTTTAAGTACTACAAATAGGGGGAATCCTGCAGAGTCAGGCCTTTGTACCTTATGTAGAGCGGACTGCCAGGGAAAATGTGAAACATGGATGTCAAGTATGAAAGGGAGAAAATTACTCTATCCAAGAGATTTTGGTACAATTACCGCTGGAAGTTCAAACATAAACCATGTTGGGGTATGCTATAATAATCTAAGAGTTCAAGGGTATAATTATGGTGCAAATGGTATGCCATCCAATTTAACATGTGATGCTGACGACTGTATTTTTCCAAATGTAAACGTTGAATCGGAGTTTGGAAAAGCTGTTAAAACAAAATCCAAGCTGCCAATAATGACTGGAGCTTTAGGATCAACATTTATTGCACAAAAATATTGGGAGTCTTTTGCAATAGGTGCTGCCTTAGTCGGGATTCCTATAGTTGTTGGTGAAAATGTTGTTGGTGTTGACAAAGAAGCTGTTATCGAAAAAGGCAAAATCATAAAGGCACCTGAATTGGATAGAAGAATAAAGCAATACTTAAGTCATTATGATGGATATGGCGCTATAATTATCCAGATGAATGTGGAAGATACAAGAAATGGTGTAGCGGAATATGTAATTAATAAATATGGCAATGATGTAATTATAGAATTAAAATGGGGACAAGGTGCTAAAAATATAGGTGGAGAAATACAGGTTGATTCATTAGATTATGCTGTTTTCTTAAAAAATAGAGGTTACATTGTAGATCCAGATCCAACAGAGTCAGGAGTGCAGGAAGCTTACAAAGCTGGTGCAATTAAGGCTTTCGCAAGACATAGTAGATTAGGATATACAAACTTAAATTCTGCTTCAGATGTAAAAGAAGATTTTATGAAATCTATCGAATATTTAAGAAGTTTAGGATATAAGAGAATTACTTTAAAGACAGGCTCTTATGGAATGGAAGCATTAGCTATGGCTATTAAATATGCTACTGAAGCTAAACTTGATTTATTAACTATTGATGGCTCTGGGGGTGGAACAGGTATGAGCCCCTGGAATATGATGGAATCTTGGGGGATACCTTCAATATTCCTACACTCTAAAGCTTATGAGTATGCAAAAATATTAAAGGATAAAGGATATGATGTTGTGGATATAGCATTTGCCGGTGGTCTTGCGAGAGAAGATCATATATTTAAGGCATTGGCACTAGGTGCACCATTTACGAAACTTGTCTGTATGGGTAGGGCATTAATGATTCCTGCATTCTTAGGGGCTAATATTGAAGGCGTATTATATCCTGACAGAAAAGAATTAAGAAATGGAAACTGGAGTGCACTTCCAAAGCATATTGTTAATGAATTCGGTTCTTCACCAGAAGAAGTATTTGCTGGATATTTTGATGTAAAAGAAAAGGTTGGAGCAGATTATATGAAGAATATCCCATTAGGTGCAATAGCATTTTGGACTCTTGCAGATAAGTTAAAAGCAGGACTTCAGCAGTTAATGGCAGGAGCTAGAAAATTTAATATTTCTGAAATATCAAGAAATGACATATTCGCTGCAAATAGAGAAACAGAATTAGAAACAGGAATCAAGTTTATGACTGATGTTGACGACGATGCAGCAAAAAAAATATTAAGCGAATAA
- a CDS encoding DMT family transporter, whose protein sequence is MDYKKKSIMYSIALGLIALLWGTSYAIIKDILSDIRPFTLMSLRFGISTIFLCAIFPTKLKSIRKKDILHGSIIGIFLFLAFLNLVTGIFYTTASKQSFLVGAYILIVPFLGWIIYKKPPNIHSVFGAVLAVFGIGLLTLNGSFYINKGDLISILCSLSFACHMIAIEYFNKDSDPIVSTIIQFLVTSILFIILTGIFEFFTIHLSSKVLKSIAYLTIFTTVIPFVVQNIAQKYISSTSTALILTLESAFGGIFAVILLNESLSFQMLIGCVLIFTGIIIQTTRLAFLKKVQIFCKN, encoded by the coding sequence ATGGATTATAAAAAGAAATCTATCATGTATTCAATAGCTTTAGGACTAATCGCCTTGCTTTGGGGAACAAGCTATGCAATTATAAAAGATATACTAAGTGATATAAGACCCTTTACATTAATGAGTTTAAGATTTGGTATTTCTACAATTTTTTTATGTGCCATATTTCCAACCAAACTGAAAAGTATAAGAAAAAAAGACATATTACATGGGAGTATAATTGGCATATTTCTTTTTTTGGCATTTTTAAATTTAGTTACAGGCATATTTTACACCACTGCATCAAAACAATCCTTTTTGGTGGGAGCCTATATACTTATAGTTCCTTTTTTAGGATGGATAATATATAAAAAGCCCCCAAACATACACTCAGTTTTTGGTGCAGTACTTGCAGTATTTGGTATAGGACTACTTACATTAAACGGCTCTTTTTATATTAATAAGGGGGACTTGATTTCCATATTATGTTCATTGTCCTTCGCCTGTCACATGATTGCCATTGAATACTTCAACAAGGATTCAGATCCAATTGTATCAACTATAATACAGTTTTTAGTTACCTCAATTTTATTTATTATACTTACAGGAATTTTTGAATTTTTTACCATACACTTAAGTTCAAAGGTATTAAAATCAATAGCCTACTTAACAATCTTTACAACAGTAATACCTTTTGTAGTGCAAAATATTGCCCAGAAGTATATATCCTCCACAAGTACCGCTCTTATATTAACTTTAGAGTCAGCCTTTGGAGGAATATTTGCAGTAATCCTTTTAAATGAAAGTCTAAGTTTTCAGATGTTAATAGGATGTGTTCTTATTTTTACAGGGATCATAATACAGACTACTAGATTAGCTTTTCTAAAAAAGGTGCAAATCTTTTGTAAAAACTAA
- a CDS encoding dimethylarginine dimethylaminohydrolase family protein: MGDYFVKNSTGVLKKVLLCPPDHIKLYSINVISEEWIKRGIKLNIERCIKEHEELIQAYKENGVEVVLMEPDVKLTNEVFARDFGACIREGYILGNFKEKIRTGETVAYRNKMKELGIPCVAEVSKGFFEGGDFWFLDYDTLAIGVIDRTNETAIEEIKEQLNKFEYNIIPVKCEEDNLHLDMCFNIVEEKIAVVCREALPDSFIKILEEKGFYLIDISQEDVFKHYGNLQSLGNGRVISLKSNKKVNEQLKSHGISVIDLDISEILKSGGGPHCMTFPLVRI; this comes from the coding sequence ATGGGTGATTATTTTGTGAAAAATTCGACGGGTGTTTTAAAGAAAGTGTTGCTTTGTCCACCTGATCATATAAAGCTTTATTCTATTAATGTTATATCTGAAGAATGGATTAAAAGGGGTATTAAACTAAATATAGAGCGTTGTATTAAGGAACATGAGGAATTAATACAGGCATATAAAGAAAATGGTGTAGAAGTAGTTTTAATGGAACCGGACGTAAAACTAACCAATGAAGTGTTCGCAAGAGATTTTGGTGCATGTATAAGAGAGGGATATATTTTAGGGAATTTTAAGGAAAAAATTAGAACAGGAGAAACAGTAGCTTACAGAAATAAGATGAAAGAGCTGGGAATACCCTGTGTGGCAGAAGTTTCAAAGGGTTTCTTTGAAGGCGGAGATTTTTGGTTTTTGGATTATGATACGTTGGCTATAGGGGTTATTGACAGAACTAACGAAACAGCCATAGAAGAGATCAAAGAGCAGCTTAATAAATTTGAATATAATATAATCCCTGTAAAGTGTGAAGAGGATAATTTACATTTAGATATGTGCTTTAATATTGTAGAAGAAAAAATTGCAGTGGTGTGTAGAGAAGCATTGCCGGACAGTTTTATTAAAATTTTAGAAGAAAAAGGATTTTACTTAATTGATATTTCCCAGGAAGATGTTTTTAAACATTATGGCAATCTTCAATCTTTAGGTAATGGAAGAGTAATATCACTTAAATCAAATAAAAAGGTGAATGAACAATTAAAATCACATGGAATTAGTGTAATAGATTTGGATATAAGCGAGATACTTAAAAGTGGAGGAGGGCCGCATTGTATGACATTTCCTTTGGTTAGAATATGA
- a CDS encoding PFL family protein, which produces MINTKNILETIDMIHRENLDIRTITMGISLLDCIDSDGKKARTKIYDKITTCAENLVKTAQEIEVEYGIPIINKRISVTPISLIAQASSDTDYIEYAKILDKATQTLGIDFIGGFSCLVHKGYSKGDKILIESLPEALSVTEKVCSSVNVATTKAGINMDAVRDMGRIIKQTAYLTRKKESIGCAKLVVFSNAVEDNPFMAGAFHGVGEADCIINVGVSGPGVVKCALEEIKGENFNVVAETIKKTAFKITRMGQLVAAEASRRLNVPFGIVDLSLAPTPAVGDSVARVLEEMGLESCGCPGTTAALALLNDAVKKGGIMAASQVGGLSGAFIPVSEDEGMIHAVNTGSLNLEKLEAMTCVCSVGLDMIGIPGDTPESTLSAIIADEAAIGMINNKTTAVRIIPVYGKKIGEEANFGGLLGKAPIMSVSKFSSEAFISRGGKIPAPVHSFKN; this is translated from the coding sequence ATGATCAATACTAAGAATATATTGGAAACAATTGATATGATCCATAGAGAAAATTTAGATATAAGAACTATAACCATGGGAATATCCCTTTTAGATTGTATAGATAGTGATGGTAAAAAAGCACGTACAAAAATATATGATAAAATAACTACTTGCGCTGAAAATCTAGTTAAAACTGCCCAGGAAATCGAAGTGGAATACGGTATTCCCATAATAAATAAAAGAATATCTGTAACTCCTATTTCTCTTATTGCACAGGCAAGTTCCGATACAGATTATATAGAATATGCAAAAATTTTAGATAAGGCAACCCAAACACTGGGTATTGATTTCATTGGAGGCTTTTCATGTCTTGTACATAAAGGCTATTCTAAAGGCGACAAGATATTAATTGAATCCCTTCCAGAAGCACTATCTGTTACTGAAAAAGTATGTTCTTCTGTAAATGTAGCCACTACTAAAGCTGGAATAAATATGGATGCTGTAAGAGATATGGGACGTATAATAAAACAGACTGCCTATCTCACACGGAAAAAGGAAAGTATAGGATGTGCTAAACTTGTAGTATTTTCAAATGCTGTTGAAGATAACCCTTTCATGGCAGGAGCATTTCATGGAGTAGGAGAAGCTGACTGCATAATAAACGTAGGAGTAAGTGGCCCTGGTGTTGTAAAATGTGCCCTTGAAGAAATAAAAGGAGAAAATTTCAATGTGGTAGCAGAGACAATAAAAAAGACTGCTTTTAAAATAACAAGAATGGGACAGTTAGTTGCTGCAGAAGCTTCAAGAAGACTAAATGTTCCCTTTGGTATAGTAGATTTATCCCTAGCACCTACTCCTGCCGTGGGAGACAGTGTAGCCAGAGTACTGGAGGAAATGGGACTTGAAAGCTGTGGTTGTCCAGGAACTACCGCTGCCCTGGCACTTTTAAATGATGCAGTAAAAAAAGGAGGTATAATGGCAGCTTCTCAAGTAGGAGGACTAAGTGGTGCATTTATACCTGTAAGCGAAGATGAAGGAATGATACACGCAGTAAATACAGGTTCTTTAAACCTTGAAAAACTAGAAGCCATGACCTGTGTATGTTCTGTAGGACTGGATATGATAGGAATACCGGGTGATACTCCTGAATCCACCCTATCTGCCATAATTGCAGATGAAGCTGCCATCGGAATGATAAACAATAAAACCACTGCAGTAAGAATAATTCCAGTATATGGCAAAAAAATCGGGGAAGAAGCTAATTTCGGCGGACTTCTAGGTAAAGCTCCTATAATGTCTGTAAGCAAATTTTCCAGTGAAGCCTTTATATCAAGAGGAGGAAAAATTCCAGCCCCCGTTCACAGCTTTAAAAATTAG
- a CDS encoding ACT domain-containing protein gives MKAFITVIGEDKTGIIYNVTSVLYENNINILDINQTLIKDYFTMVMLVDLSQMNITFSNLKTALEDKAKKIDVVIKIQREDIFTSMHEI, from the coding sequence ATGAAAGCATTCATAACTGTAATTGGCGAGGATAAAACAGGTATTATCTATAATGTAACTTCTGTTTTATATGAAAATAATATAAATATCTTAGACATAAACCAAACTCTCATAAAAGATTACTTTACCATGGTAATGCTTGTAGACCTATCGCAAATGAATATAACTTTTAGTAATTTAAAAACTGCCCTTGAAGATAAGGCAAAAAAAATTGATGTAGTTATCAAAATTCAACGAGAAGATATATTTACTTCCATGCATGAAATTTAA
- a CDS encoding quaternary amine ABC transporter ATP-binding protein, with the protein MSQIEVKNVYKIFGKNPKRVISLLEKGMTKNEIHNKTGNAVGVNNASFQVNEGEFFVIMGLSGSGKSTLIRCLNRLIDATSGMILIDGEDILKCSEDKLREIRRKKIAMVFQNFALFPHRTICSNVEYGLEIQGIDLKVRKEKAYNALELVGLKGYEESMPDELSGGMKQRVGLARALATDAGILLMDEAFSALDPLIRKEMQEEMLQLQSRMHKTVIFITHDLDEALRLGDRIAIMKDGNIEQIGTSENILTHPANKYVKRFVQDVDRTKIITASAIMEKSKAIILSKDGPKSAVRLMKDEGISSIYVTDKYRKLKGIVRIDDTIELVEQRVSNIESILITEVPTTSPDTSISDLLSVAKDAVYPIAVVDEDHIMLGIIKRSTIIAGIAREED; encoded by the coding sequence ATGTCACAAATAGAAGTAAAAAATGTATATAAGATTTTCGGGAAAAATCCTAAAAGGGTAATTTCACTTTTGGAAAAAGGAATGACAAAAAATGAAATACATAATAAGACAGGAAATGCTGTAGGCGTAAATAATGCTAGTTTTCAAGTAAACGAAGGTGAATTTTTTGTAATTATGGGTCTATCAGGAAGTGGTAAATCTACTTTAATAAGATGCCTGAATAGATTAATAGATGCAACAAGTGGCATGATATTAATTGATGGAGAAGATATATTAAAATGCAGTGAAGATAAACTTCGTGAAATCAGGCGAAAAAAAATAGCCATGGTATTTCAAAATTTCGCTCTTTTTCCCCATAGAACCATATGCAGTAATGTAGAATATGGATTGGAAATACAGGGAATTGACTTAAAAGTAAGAAAAGAGAAGGCATATAATGCTTTAGAATTGGTGGGGTTAAAAGGATATGAGGAAAGTATGCCTGATGAATTGAGCGGAGGTATGAAACAGAGAGTTGGACTTGCTAGAGCTTTAGCAACGGATGCAGGTATACTGTTAATGGATGAAGCATTCAGTGCGTTAGATCCGTTGATACGCAAAGAGATGCAAGAAGAGATGCTGCAGTTGCAATCAAGAATGCATAAAACTGTGATATTTATAACTCATGATTTGGATGAGGCACTGAGATTAGGTGATAGAATTGCCATAATGAAGGACGGAAATATAGAGCAAATTGGTACATCAGAAAATATATTGACCCATCCTGCTAACAAGTATGTAAAGAGGTTTGTACAGGATGTGGATAGGACCAAAATAATCACTGCATCGGCTATAATGGAAAAATCCAAGGCAATTATTCTTTCTAAAGATGGTCCTAAATCAGCAGTAAGACTTATGAAAGATGAAGGCATATCCAGTATTTATGTAACAGATAAGTATAGAAAATTAAAGGGAATAGTAAGGATAGACGATACCATAGAACTGGTAGAGCAGAGAGTTTCTAATATAGAAAGTATACTTATAACTGAAGTTCCTACAACATCACCAGATACATCCATATCGGATCTATTGTCTGTTGCAAAAGATGCAGTATATCCAATAGCAGTGGTAGACGAAGACCACATTATGTTGGGAATTATAAAAAGGTCTACTATTATAGCGGGAATAGCAAGAGAGGAGGACTGA
- a CDS encoding ABC transporter permease, with the protein MFTFHVGPFFEFIVNWLTDNMEPFFHLITLINSTLIEGLETVLLSVPSIIVIIVFSLLALKLSGKKVAVFTAIGLLFIDCIELWPQTMETLALVIVSTLISLIIGIPLGILASRSEGFNRVIRPILDFMQTMPAFVYLIPAVLFFGMGKVPGAISTVIFSMPPAVRLTNLGIRQVPEDVIEAARSFGSTNSQMLYKVQIPIALPTILAGVNQTIMLSLSMVVISAMIGAGGLGREVYNGITQMEIGSGFESGIAVVILAMVLDRITQSLGHKKK; encoded by the coding sequence TTGTTTACATTTCACGTAGGACCATTTTTTGAATTTATCGTTAATTGGCTTACAGATAATATGGAACCGTTTTTTCACTTAATAACGTTAATTAACAGTACACTTATAGAAGGATTGGAAACTGTACTTTTATCTGTTCCAAGTATAATTGTTATAATAGTGTTTTCTTTATTGGCTTTAAAATTATCAGGTAAAAAAGTAGCTGTATTTACTGCCATTGGGTTATTATTTATAGATTGTATAGAATTGTGGCCTCAGACAATGGAAACACTTGCATTGGTTATTGTCTCAACGTTAATATCTCTAATAATTGGCATACCTCTTGGAATACTGGCATCAAGGAGTGAAGGTTTTAATAGAGTGATACGACCAATATTAGATTTCATGCAGACAATGCCGGCTTTTGTATATTTGATACCGGCAGTTTTATTCTTTGGAATGGGAAAAGTGCCAGGAGCAATTTCAACTGTAATATTTTCCATGCCGCCTGCAGTAAGACTTACCAATTTAGGAATTAGACAAGTACCTGAGGATGTTATAGAAGCAGCTAGGTCTTTTGGCTCCACTAATAGTCAGATGCTTTATAAAGTACAAATTCCCATAGCGTTACCTACAATATTGGCGGGGGTAAATCAAACAATAATGCTTTCTCTTTCAATGGTTGTTATTTCAGCCATGATAGGGGCAGGCGGACTTGGAAGGGAAGTTTATAATGGTATAACTCAGATGGAAATAGGCAGTGGCTTTGAGAGTGGTATTGCTGTTGTAATTCTGGCAATGGTATTAGATAGAATAACTCAATCATTAGGCCACAAAAAGAAATAA
- a CDS encoding glycine betaine ABC transporter substrate-binding protein, whose amino-acid sequence MNKELKKLVVLAFSIILVIGTLSGCGNTIGDANDKESKRTVKLVYVNWAEGIAMTNLVSAILQDKMGYKVDMKQGDVGMVFTSLSSGDMDVFLDGWLPLTHKDYMDKYKGKLDNLGVNFENAKIGLVVPSYMNINSIEELNGIKDELDGKIVGIDAGAGIMKVTNKAIKEYNLNYELLEGSGATMTAMLKKAEDKKGPIVVTGWKPHWKFATWDLKFLDDPKGVFGETENIYTITRTGFEKDMPEVAQFLKNFKMNDQQLGSLMGDIKDNASKEPIDVAREWMKNNEELVNSWVPKSK is encoded by the coding sequence ATGAACAAAGAATTAAAAAAACTTGTTGTATTAGCTTTTTCAATTATATTAGTCATAGGCACATTATCTGGCTGTGGTAATACTATAGGTGATGCCAATGATAAGGAATCAAAAAGAACAGTTAAATTAGTATATGTGAACTGGGCGGAAGGAATTGCCATGACAAATCTGGTAAGTGCCATATTACAGGATAAAATGGGATATAAAGTTGACATGAAACAAGGGGATGTTGGAATGGTATTTACTTCTCTGTCTAGTGGTGACATGGATGTATTTTTAGATGGATGGCTTCCGCTTACCCACAAGGATTATATGGACAAGTATAAAGGAAAATTGGACAATTTAGGTGTTAATTTTGAAAACGCAAAAATCGGATTGGTTGTTCCAAGCTATATGAACATAAATAGTATTGAAGAATTAAATGGCATTAAAGACGAATTAGATGGTAAAATAGTGGGAATAGACGCAGGTGCAGGTATAATGAAAGTCACTAATAAAGCCATAAAAGAATATAACTTAAACTATGAACTTCTTGAAGGCAGTGGAGCCACCATGACTGCTATGCTGAAGAAGGCAGAAGACAAAAAAGGACCTATTGTGGTTACAGGATGGAAGCCTCACTGGAAATTTGCCACTTGGGATCTTAAATTTCTTGATGATCCTAAAGGAGTGTTTGGTGAAACAGAAAATATTTATACTATAACCAGAACTGGATTTGAAAAAGATATGCCAGAAGTTGCACAATTTCTAAAGAATTTCAAAATGAACGATCAGCAGCTAGGAAGTTTAATGGGAGATATCAAAGACAATGCTAGTAAAGAACCTATAGATGTTGCAAGAGAATGGATGAAAAATAATGAAGAATTGGTTAATAGCTGGGTGCCAAAAAGTAAATAG
- the ymfI gene encoding elongation factor P 5-aminopentanone reductase — protein sequence MENLSGKVAVVTGASRGIGRSIAVNLARCGALVAVNYIKNEKEACKTLDMVKQEGSNGIIVQGDVSLYDSAKKIMKITLSNMGRIDILVNNAGISKVGLFIDMRENEWQQIIDINLKGVLNCTHCVLEHMISRKSGSIVNISSMWGKVGASCESIYSASKGAVNLFTKSIAKEMGPSNIRINAVAPGVIDTEMNSWLQEEERKNLIEEIPIGRFGKSDDIGKIVCFLAGESSQYITGQIITVDGGMI from the coding sequence ATGGAAAATTTATCAGGAAAAGTAGCAGTGGTTACTGGAGCATCAAGAGGTATAGGGAGAAGTATTGCAGTAAATTTAGCTAGATGTGGTGCTTTAGTGGCAGTAAATTATATTAAAAATGAAAAAGAGGCTTGCAAGACTTTAGATATGGTAAAACAGGAGGGGTCTAATGGAATAATAGTACAGGGAGATGTGAGCTTATATGATAGTGCTAAAAAAATAATGAAAATCACTTTGAGCAATATGGGTAGGATAGATATATTGGTAAATAATGCAGGTATATCCAAGGTAGGCCTTTTTATAGATATGAGAGAAAATGAATGGCAGCAGATAATAGACATTAACCTTAAGGGAGTGCTTAATTGTACCCATTGTGTATTAGAACACATGATCTCAAGAAAATCAGGTTCCATAGTAAACATATCTTCTATGTGGGGAAAAGTAGGGGCATCTTGTGAGTCTATTTATTCTGCATCTAAGGGAGCTGTAAATCTTTTTACAAAGTCTATAGCCAAGGAAATGGGGCCTTCTAACATAAGAATAAATGCTGTGGCACCTGGTGTTATCGATACAGAGATGAATTCATGGCTTCAGGAGGAAGAAAGAAAAAATCTAATAGAGGAGATACCTATAGGTAGATTTGGAAAAAGTGATGATATAGGAAAAATTGTATGTTTTTTAGCAGGAGAATCATCTCAGTATATAACGGGTCAGATAATAACTGTAGATGGAGGTATGATTTAG
- a CDS encoding response regulator transcription factor has translation MYKIIMLDDTAYVRYRVKDILEGIGMELCESGTSFDFFNKLYDNKKELNLIILEVGLSSEDGFSVLRKIKGRGLNIPVMVLTKLSDRSSFIKCIKEGTSDYILKPFNNKLLIDRISKLVVCHENSNKPEEIIHLNFQQYIVRQVTKCKAESKKFSIIMVSLIKEHFTELDEKIEVRDRYLILIDFLYNQLKVIFKISDLFEKYGLSTFVGVLPDCDEKKIISIINSMKLIYTKLKAIDKRYSEYTLQCSFVVFPEDGEDKQQLLDKLTVKMKLEMIRS, from the coding sequence ATGTATAAGATTATAATGCTGGATGATACGGCTTATGTTAGATATAGAGTAAAGGATATTTTGGAAGGTATAGGGATGGAATTATGTGAGTCAGGAACTTCTTTTGATTTTTTTAATAAATTATATGACAATAAGAAAGAATTAAATTTAATAATATTGGAAGTAGGACTCAGTAGTGAAGACGGTTTTAGTGTGCTTAGAAAAATAAAAGGTAGGGGTTTAAACATACCTGTAATGGTACTTACTAAATTAAGTGATAGAAGTTCTTTTATAAAATGCATAAAAGAAGGTACTTCGGATTATATATTAAAACCTTTTAATAATAAATTGTTAATTGACAGAATATCTAAGCTTGTAGTCTGTCACGAAAATTCAAATAAACCAGAGGAAATAATACATTTAAACTTCCAACAGTATATTGTTAGACAAGTTACTAAATGTAAAGCGGAAAGTAAGAAATTTTCAATTATTATGGTAAGTCTAATAAAAGAACATTTTACAGAATTAGATGAGAAGATAGAGGTAAGAGATAGGTATCTTATTTTAATAGATTTTCTTTATAATCAACTAAAAGTTATTTTTAAAATATCAGATTTATTTGAAAAATACGGATTGTCAACTTTTGTAGGGGTACTTCCCGATTGTGATGAGAAAAAAATTATTTCAATTATAAATAGTATGAAATTGATTTATACTAAATTAAAAGCAATAGATAAAAGATATAGTGAATATACCCTTCAATGCAGTTTTGTGGTATTCCCAGAAGATGGTGAGGACAAACAACAATTACTAGATAAACTGACTGTTAAAATGAAGTTAGAAATGATTAGAAGTTGA